The window ATCTCGACTATCTTACCGGCGTACATCACAGCAACCCTGTCGCTGATCTCAGCGAGGATGCTGAGGTCGTGGGTGATGAATATCATCGAGAGGCCGAGTTCCTTCTTCAGCTTCTTCATGAGGTTGATGATCTGAGCCTGGACAACAACGTCGAGTGCCGTTGTCGGCTCGTCGGCTATAACCACGTCGGGCTCAAGCAGAAGGGCCGTTGCGATGATGACACGCTGTTTCATACCACCCGAAAGTTCGTGCGGGTAGCGGTAGACGATTTCGGGATCAAGACCGACAAGTTCGAGATACTTCTGTGCCCTATCGATGGCTTCATCCTTGCTCATACCCTTGTGGAGCATGAGCGGCTCGGTCATCTGGTAGCCAACCGTGTAGACCGGGTTGAGGGCGTTCATTGCACCCTGGAATATCATCGAAATCTTCTGCCAGCGAATCTCCTTTCTGAGAACGTCCTCTGGAAGGCCGACTATCTCCCTTCCGTCGATCTTCACGCTTCCACTGACAATCTTGCCCGGCGGAGTCGGCATTCCCATAAGGGTAAAACCAAGGGAGGACTTGCCGCATCCGCTCTCACCGGCAAGTCCCAGCACTTCACCCTTCCTGAGGTTGAAGGTGAGGTTATCGACGGCCTTGACGACGCCCTTGTTGGTGAAGTAATACATCTTGAGGTCTTTAACTTCGAGTACGTTCTTGACCATTCATACCACCTCACAGCTTCCTGAGCCTCGGGTTGAGTATCTTATCGAGGGCCGTACCTATGAGAACGAAGGTCAGGCCAACGACAGCTATACCGAGCCCAGGCGGGAGAACCCACCACCAGTAGCCCTTGGTCGTCGCCGCCTGCGCCTGAGCCGCGTTGAGTATCTGTCCCCATGTAACAGCCGTCGGGTCTCCGATACCGAGGAAGCTCAGTGAAGCCTCGGCGATAACCGCACCCGGAACGCTGAGGGCTATGACCGCAAAGGCGTACGGGAGCAGCTGCGGAAGGATGTGCTTGAAGATGATTCTTCCGTTGCCGGCACCAAGGGCCTTGGCGGCCTCGATGTACGTCTGCTCCTTGATCTGGAGGGCCATACTTCTCGCAATCCTCGCTATTCCCATCCATCCAAAGATGACCAACAGCAGGACTATGAACATTAGGGTCACGTGTCCCACCGTGGCACCGATGAGGATGAGTATCGGCAGGCTCGGTATTGAGGCGAAGATTTCGTTGATACGCATCATGAACTCGTCGGCGTTTCCACCGAGGTACGCGCTGGTAACTCCGTAGACGAGACCTATGACGGTGCTGAGGACGGAGACGAGTATACCGATGGTGAGCGAGACCCTGCTACCCCAGATGATGCCTGCCCAGAGGTCCCTTCCAAGGTAGTCGGTGCCCATGGTTCCGTAGCTCCTTCCGAGGAAGGTGACCTTTATGTCATCGAGGATGACCTTGTTCTGGTCAGGAGTAGGGTTGTCAATCTTTAGGACGAGTTTGTAGTCCCCCCAGAGCGGCTCGGGGTTGTTTATAATGTCCTCAGCCTTCATCCCGGGCTCAACCTTGGCGAAGGCCGCGGACACGAGGGTGTTGATGTTCATGATGACTATTGGGTCCATCTGAGCCTGGAACGGGTCGAGTTCTTTACCCTCAGTAACGTTGACGAGCCACACATAGATGTTGGCGGAGATCGACGCGTCCCTACCGACGGCTATGGTGGTGGAACTAGTGAGGGGCTTGTTGTTCACGAGGGGAACGGTTTTTCCGTCGGGCCTCTCAAGGTACAGGCTGTACGTTGGAGCTTTTGACGGAGCGTTCAGGGTCACGTTTATGTTCCTTATGATGATTCCCTGAGGACCGAGGTAGTAGCCCTTGGAAAAGCTGTAGGGGGCCTCAATCAGAGTTTCGGTGCTGCTCGGGTGAGTGATGGAAAGCTCATCGCTGTAGTAAGCCACCTGCGGGACGAGCTTCTGGGAGGTGAACATGTTGTACCAAGTCGGCGGAACGTTCTTGGGGTTGTCCTCCCAGTAGGCAGAGCTCCTCCACTTATCGGGAAGGTCCGGTATTGTGGTGTAAGGGGCTGTAAGCGCGACAAGGACGAGGAGGATGAGGAGGAGAACACCGGCTATACCGGTCTTCTCCCTCTTAAACTCTTCAAGGAACTCCTTAAATCCTTCTTTGACGTCGACCCATCTCATCGTGAATCACCTCACATCTTAGAGGAAGCACCGACCTTAACACGCGGGTCGAGGAATCCATAGACCATGTCCGCGATAACAACTCCTGCGAGGTAGAGCACCGTGAAGAAGTACGTCAGACCTATGAGAAGGTTGGTCTCGTTCTGCTGAAGGGCAACCCAGTAGAGCCTGCCCATTCCGGGGTAGTTGAAGACGAGCTCACTGATGATGGCACCGCCGAGCGAACCGAGGAGGGCGAAGATGATCATGGTAACTATCGGCGGCGCGGCGGCGCGGAGGGCGTGACCGTAGATGATTTTGTGCTCGGGAACACCCTTGGCCTTAGCCGCCATGATAAAGTCCTCCTGAAGGGTGCCGATCATGATGTTCCTAGTCGTCCAGGCCCAGCCACCGAAGGCAACGAAGACGTAGGTGAGAACCGGAAGGGCGAGCTTGTACAAAACATCCTTAACATGCTCCCAGCCGGTGAGCTGCGGGTCAAACATCGAGCTGAGCGGGAACCAGCCGAGCTTGAAGGCGAAGATTAGAAGGAACATCATTCCAGTCCACCACATCGGCAGACTGTAGGTGAGCAGCGCAAAGATGGAGAGTCCCCTGTCAAAGGCACTGCCCGCGTGCCTAGCGGCCCTGACTCCAAGGAAGATACCCAGGATAATAACTATTATCGTCGCGGTCGTGAAGAGCAGAATGCTCCTTGGAACGGCAACCTTGATGATGTCGGAGACATTGTTGGTTCCGAAGATGGGCGTGGTGGTGGTTCCAAAATCAAGCCTCAGAGTGCGCAGGGCTTTATTGTAGACCTTCTGCCAGTACGGGAGGTTGAGCTCGTACTTCTCCCTGAGGAACTGCTCGTGCTCGGCTTTCGCCTTTTCATAGGCGTCCTGGCCCTGTGTTCTCAAAATATTCTGACCCGTGGTTCTATCCCATTGCATCATTTCATCATTCATCTTTGCCAGGTTGCTCTGTTCCGCAACCTTGACAAAGAGTGCCGAGATAATAAACGTCACAATCAGCAGAACAAGGATGGCGTTCAGAATTCTAAACACCAGGTACTTTAGATACCCCATTTTTTCACCCCCACGTAGGTTGCTCGTGTTTAATGTATCTTTTTCAACATTGTAAAACTGACTTTATATATCTTACTGCATAGATGTGCACATTTTCATTGGAGTACACTATGAAACTTAGGAAGGACGGCCAGAAACACGAGTAAAATTTCAAAAAGAGGGGAAAAGAACGAAAACAGCTTCACTTCTTCTTGGTGAAGTACCAAGCGGCCGCGGCGATGATGATTATTACCAGGCCGACGACGACGTAGGTGGTCGTGTTGCCTCCGCCTGACGGAGTGGTGCTCGTGGTCGTGGTCTCACCGGGGCTGCTCGTGGTGCTCGTGCTGGGCGGCTGGGTGGTGGTCGGGGTCTTGGTTATGTCGTCCCAGCTGAGACCCGAAATCTTCAGCATGACCTTGGCGAGGTCATCGACGTGCTGCTTAGTGAGGAGGTCGAGCTGGAGGAGTCCCTCACCGCTGCTGCTGAAGGAGTACTTGCTGCTGGCGTCGTAGGCGTCGCCGTTGGCGACGAGCTCACCCATGGCCCAGTACAGCTCCCACGGCATGCTCGGGTAGATGACGTAGTTGGCAGCGGTGACGTCGTCGGCGAACGGGTGGACGTAGTTGCCGTAAACGACGTAGCCGTTGTCGGTGAACTGGAAGCCGAGGTAGGTCTGGTAGGTGGCGGCAGTGTCACTGAGGGAGCTGTCGTAGTACGGGTCGTCCGGGGTGTCCTTGTAGGCCCAGGTGTAGACGAAGGCGATGTAGTACTTGATGTCATCAACGGTCATCTTCACACCGTTCTGCCACTCACCCATGTCGCAGGTGACGGTGACCTTGACCTTAGCGGTCTCGCCGGCGTGGGCGGCAATCCAGCCCTGGGTCTGGTTGTAGATGACGGCATCATCCGGAACGGTGAACTCACCCCTCTCAAGGGTCCACTTGCACCTGTACGGGACATAGATACCGTCGAAGTTGACAGTATAGCCGGCGTCGCGGATGAGGCGCCAGAGCCTGGTGCTGTAAACGTCTGTAATACCTGCAACAGGGTTGATGGCACTCATGAAGAGGGCACCGGTTGAAGCGAACTGGGCGACCTTGAGGTGCTTGTCCGGGGTCTTGGCGCTCATTATGCTCCACCTGCTGGCGATACCAACACTCGGGTCGCTGATGATGTCGGTGACCCTCTGCTTGTTAACCGGGTAGAACTCCCAGTTCTCAACGAGGAAGATCCTGACGCTGTCCATGATACCGATGGTGATACCTATCTTCTGGAGGTCCCAGTACTGGTCGGCGTTGTTGAGGACGATGGTGGTGTTGGTGGCCGGGTCAGTGTACTGGGTCATAAGCAGGAGGTAGCCAATCTCTTTGGTGGTCCACTTGAGTATCGGGCCGAGGCTCTCCTCGCTGGTGTAGTACTTGGTCTCAAGCTTCTGCAGGCCGGCGGTGACGCTGCCGTCGCCTATGAACTTGAGGGCGTCCTCAACGGTGACGTCGGGCTGGTGCCTCGGGTCGTTGAAGTTCGGGTAGTAGCCAAGCGGGGAGTACCAGTAGTAGATCTGCCAGTCCGGGTACATGCTTCCGAGACCACCGGCACCCCAACCACCGGTGTAGAGGTTCCACTCGTAGGTGCTGATTGGCTTCCTGAAGACAATCTCGCTCGCCTTCTGCCTGTCAAGGAGCATCCTGTCAACCTTGAATCCAACCTTCTTCTCAAGGAGGTCAGAGATGTAAAGGCCTATGTCCTTCCTCTCGTCCTCGGTACGGATGACGAACTTGATGGTAACCGGCTGACCGTCAAAGTACCAGTAGCCATCATCCTTCTTCTCAAGGGTGTGACCGGCAGCGGCGACCTGCTTGGCGGCCTCCTGCATGGCGTCGCTTATCATCTTAAGGGCGAGATCCTCGTTACCGTCGGCGGTGAGGTGGAGAGCATCGTAAACCGGAGTGAAGTACTTGGCAGCCGGGTCGCTCGGAGTGATACCGCTGAGGGCCGGGGCACCGCTTCCCTGGTAGATGTTCTGGATGATGTAGTTCCTGCTGATGAGCCAGTTCATGGCGAACCTGACCTTCCTGATGGCAAACGGGTTGAAGTAAACCTTGTCACCAACGGTGACGATCGGGGCGTCCTGGTCAGGGTCCTTGTACGGGTT of the Thermococcus sp. 21S7 genome contains:
- a CDS encoding ABC transporter ATP-binding protein gives rise to the protein MVKNVLEVKDLKMYYFTNKGVVKAVDNLTFNLRKGEVLGLAGESGCGKSSLGFTLMGMPTPPGKIVSGSVKIDGREIVGLPEDVLRKEIRWQKISMIFQGAMNALNPVYTVGYQMTEPLMLHKGMSKDEAIDRAQKYLELVGLDPEIVYRYPHELSGGMKQRVIIATALLLEPDVVIADEPTTALDVVVQAQIINLMKKLKKELGLSMIFITHDLSILAEISDRVAVMYAGKIVE
- a CDS encoding ABC transporter permease, which translates into the protein MGYLKYLVFRILNAILVLLIVTFIISALFVKVAEQSNLAKMNDEMMQWDRTTGQNILRTQGQDAYEKAKAEHEQFLREKYELNLPYWQKVYNKALRTLRLDFGTTTTPIFGTNNVSDIIKVAVPRSILLFTTATIIVIILGIFLGVRAARHAGSAFDRGLSIFALLTYSLPMWWTGMMFLLIFAFKLGWFPLSSMFDPQLTGWEHVKDVLYKLALPVLTYVFVAFGGWAWTTRNIMIGTLQEDFIMAAKAKGVPEHKIIYGHALRAAAPPIVTMIIFALLGSLGGAIISELVFNYPGMGRLYWVALQQNETNLLIGLTYFFTVLYLAGVVIADMVYGFLDPRVKVGASSKM
- a CDS encoding ABC transporter substrate-binding protein, yielding MLFSLFAIHPVSAANYTPKDIPLNSDEAKARFKADLQWYLKYGHFVISNGPYILSMYSPENLYLKLEKFNGKRNVFNDDPKLPKEGYADVIEYQGVQNEETIILQVAKGEFDIGLFAFGANKYQGLGSDVLANLNLYKSASSSVELSINPYKDPDQDAPIVTVGDKVYFNPFAIRKVRFAMNWLISRNYIIQNIYQGSGAPALSGITPSDPAAKYFTPVYDALHLTADGNEDLALKMISDAMQEAAKQVAAAGHTLEKKDDGYWYFDGQPVTIKFVIRTEDERKDIGLYISDLLEKKVGFKVDRMLLDRQKASEIVFRKPISTYEWNLYTGGWGAGGLGSMYPDWQIYYWYSPLGYYPNFNDPRHQPDVTVEDALKFIGDGSVTAGLQKLETKYYTSEESLGPILKWTTKEIGYLLLMTQYTDPATNTTIVLNNADQYWDLQKIGITIGIMDSVRIFLVENWEFYPVNKQRVTDIISDPSVGIASRWSIMSAKTPDKHLKVAQFASTGALFMSAINPVAGITDVYSTRLWRLIRDAGYTVNFDGIYVPYRCKWTLERGEFTVPDDAVIYNQTQGWIAAHAGETAKVKVTVTCDMGEWQNGVKMTVDDIKYYIAFVYTWAYKDTPDDPYYDSSLSDTAATYQTYLGFQFTDNGYVVYGNYVHPFADDVTAANYVIYPSMPWELYWAMGELVANGDAYDASSKYSFSSSGEGLLQLDLLTKQHVDDLAKVMLKISGLSWDDITKTPTTTQPPSTSTTSSPGETTTTSTTPSGGGNTTTYVVVGLVIIIIAAAAWYFTKKK
- a CDS encoding ABC transporter permease, which gives rise to MRWVDVKEGFKEFLEEFKREKTGIAGVLLLILLVLVALTAPYTTIPDLPDKWRSSAYWEDNPKNVPPTWYNMFTSQKLVPQVAYYSDELSITHPSSTETLIEAPYSFSKGYYLGPQGIIIRNINVTLNAPSKAPTYSLYLERPDGKTVPLVNNKPLTSSTTIAVGRDASISANIYVWLVNVTEGKELDPFQAQMDPIVIMNINTLVSAAFAKVEPGMKAEDIINNPEPLWGDYKLVLKIDNPTPDQNKVILDDIKVTFLGRSYGTMGTDYLGRDLWAGIIWGSRVSLTIGILVSVLSTVIGLVYGVTSAYLGGNADEFMMRINEIFASIPSLPILILIGATVGHVTLMFIVLLLVIFGWMGIARIARSMALQIKEQTYIEAAKALGAGNGRIIFKHILPQLLPYAFAVIALSVPGAVIAEASLSFLGIGDPTAVTWGQILNAAQAQAATTKGYWWWVLPPGLGIAVVGLTFVLIGTALDKILNPRLRKL